Genomic window (Candidatus Binataceae bacterium):
GATGGGTCTCGATGAGCTCAGTCTAAGCCCGCTCTTCATCCCGGTGGTGCGCAAACTGGTGCGCGAAGTGGACTACCCGACCGCCCGCTCGATTGCTCGAGAGACCCTTCAGATGGCCAGTGTTCAAGAGGTCAAAGGATACCTAATCGAACGCTACCGCGATCTGGGCTTGATGAATCTGGTTGAGATGTATCGCTAGACCTGCCGATTGCCGCCGTCTAGTATGTGTTAGGGATGCCGCGGCCGAGCGTTAAGCCCCTGGGGTAGGTTTTCTGGGTATCGGTCCGCTTGTTAAAGCCAGTAGAATTCCTGTCAACGGTAGATTTTCTGCGAGAAAGATTGACTTTTCCCCTTTGGCAGGGTTTACTCTGACCGGTCGGTTAGACCGCCTCTAACTGAGCGCGGTCGGTTAGCCTTGAGAACCACAGAGGAGTTGTAATGGTACTTTTCCTGGTTGCACTGGTCGCGGTATTTGGTATCGCGGCAGTGATCCTCTACCTGCTTTTGGGGACCAATCGCTATGGCGGGGACCGCCCAGCGCAGGCGCTTCAACTTACCGCTTCTCAGAGCGCTCTCAGCAACGGAACGCTCAAGCCGGAACCGTGCCGCACGGTACGCGTCTATTTCATCAAACCCTCCCGCTACGATGAGGAGGGTTATGTACAGTTCTACCGCTTCGGGGTCCAGCCGAATAACACGTTGACCGCGCTAGCCGCACTCAACGAGGCCTTTAACCGCAAGTACTCGGCCGAGCGCAACGTTCATCTTGAGACGGTCATCTGGGACGAGATCTGCGACGGAGTAATCAGCCCCGAAACCATCAGGGCGATCAAGGAAAAAGCCCACGAAGATGGCGTGGAACTTCTGATCGGTCTGTCCGGCGTGCAGTCCAACCAGTACCCGCGCGGTCGCGATATCGCCCTGCAGTTCAAGGCCCTGGGCGTGCCGGTGATGATGGGCGGCTTCCATGTCAGCGGCTATCCGGACTCGGTCAAGTTTCTCAACGAATGCGGTATCTCGGCGGTGGTCGGCGAAGCGGAAAATCTGTGGGGTCCGATCGTAGAGGACTTCCTGCGCGGGGAGCTTCAGCTCCGCTATTCGGTCACGGACGGAATTCGCGCCAAGACTGGACGCGATGACATCATCGTTCCGCTCATCACCGAGGCGCTGCTGCCGGTACTTGATGACCGCTACCTGACCCGCTTCTTCAACGAAACCATGACCACCATCGACACGTCGCGGGGATGCCCGTTCACGTGCTCGTACTGCAGCGTCAAGAACGTCATGGGTCGGACCATGCGCTCGCGCGAACCCAACGCGGTGGTGACCTGGGTGCGCGATGCATGCCGCAATCACGGGATTGAATCTCTGTTTCTGGTTGATGACGACTTCTTCAGGTCGCCCCGCTGGGAGGAAATTCTGACCGGTTTCATTGAGGTCAAGAAGGAGTTTCCCAAATTCTCCTTCATGATGCAGGTTGACGTCGACGCCTCCTGTTACGCCAATGTCGCGGAGGGCGAAACTGAAACCGCCAAGCATCGCCGCAGTCAGCGTTTCACGGAGCTGGCCGCCGCGGCGGGCTGCTATATGGCTTTCATCGGAATTGAATCGCTCAATCCGGACAACCTGAATTTTGCGACCAAGTATCAAAACACTGATGACCGCCACCACAAGCTCAAGCTCGAGGACGCGCGCGCGCGAGTCATCAACAAGTACCGGCGCGTGGTCCACAACTGGCACAAGGTGGGCGTGGCAGCGCACGCCGGATACATGCTCGGCTTCCCATTCGATGGGGTAGATTGCGGCCGGGTAGCCGCCCAGACCCTGAGAAAGATCGGATTCGATATAGTGTCGTTCTTCATCATGACTCCGCTGCCCGGGACCGAGGACCAGGTGCGCTACGCCCAGGAAGGCGCAATCATCGATTGGGACTTCAACAACCTCGATTCACAGCACGTGACGCTCAAGCATGAGAAGCTCGATCGGTCGAGCTGGTTGCAGGCGTACCGTGATGCGTTCATCGGCTTTTATTCGATTCCGCGGCTTCTGCACACGGTCGCCACCGTAGCCGGGGGCCGCGGCATGAGCGCGGAGGGGCGACGCTCAGTAATGCGTCAGTTTCTGTACTATTTCTTTTCTTATCGGCAGGGACGCCATCCCATGGTCGGCGGCATCTGGCCGATTCTGCGTCGCGACATTCGTCGCATCGCCATAGGCGACGAAGAAGCGCGCCGCCATTATCTGGGCGGGATGCGCTTCGACGCGATCCTGCGCGGTGAGGCGAGCGGCGGCTTTGCGACCGCCACCGCGTGATCGCAAATTCCGGCAGCCGAAATAGCTGATACTGCCGTGGTCGTTGGAGGCGGGCGTGCACGATTGAGCTTAGTGTCTGCTCATGACATACAATCGGGAAGCTCGGTCGGCAACCTGCCCGACCTTGCGCCTCGCGCGCGAAAGGAGCTAGGCATTCAGTGCCGCCACGGCCATGAGCAGCATCCCCCACCTAAACCTGATCGTCGCCGCCGCCGTCATCCTGCTACTCATCTTCGTGCCGTTTCTCCGCCGGCTGGTATTCGCGTTGCTGCGCATCGCGATCGCGGTGGTTGCAGCGTTCGTTGCGGTGGCGGGTATCTCGATGCTCATGAACAACGAGACAATCTATGAGAAGCCCGGCGCGAAAGCCCGCATCATCAGGTTCATGACGGTGGATCACGCCGCGACCAGCGAGAAAGGACTGGGTACGGCCACTTGCAAATGGGCTGACGAACCTCCCGCCCCGGCCACCATCGGACCCGCCAGATCCACTTCCGTTCCCGGCGCGGCCGCCGCCCAACCCGATTCCGGGGAACCGGAGGACGTTTATCCCGAGCTGATGACGCGCAGCTTCCCCGGCATTTCACGGCAGAAGCTGTTCGACCTGTCGCAGCAGGTCGTAAACTCGCTGGGTGGATGGAAAATCGTCAAGTCCGACCCGCACGCGGGCACACTCGACTGCGTCTACACGAGCCGGATTCTGGGGGCGGAAGATGACGTGCGGATTGCGGTTACTCCGAAAGGCGATATCGAGCTCTGCTCGCGCTCCGGCACGGAGCGTAAGGGCTCGACTTCGTTGCTGGGCGTCTTTCCAGGCGACTTCGGTGCGAACACCGGACACATCAAACAATTTTACGAAACTCTCGAACCAAAGATGGACGAGGTCTATAAGGAAGAGCAGGAGAAGGAAAATGCCAAGAAGCCGCACGGCGGTCCCTGACCGGCGCAGAAAGGTTTCCCGCGATGATTCGGGAATCGCAAATTGACTCACTCGCAAGTTTCCTGGTGCACAGCCTCGCGGCGCGCCAGATCATCAAGCCCAAAGCTGAGGAAAAGGACCTGATCGCGTGCGTGGTTGAGCTCATGTCCGCCAATTTCGAGACCGAAGCCGAGATCGACGCGGAGGCCGAGCGGATGACCGAGCAGTTGGCGCGCCAAGATTCGCGCGCAGACCCGGCACGCCTGCGTTCCATGATTCGCCAGCGCCTGGCGGAGAAGAAGGGCTTTACCCTCTAGCAAAACGGGGTGGTGTGGGTTGTCACTTGCAGCAGCCGCCGAGCAGCGCTTTCTTCGCCCAAGACTTAGATTGGGAATGGTTGCGATAGACGCACCGCAAACCCATCCCGGCGCCCGATGGGCCGGTGGTTGACGGGAACAGCTGAAATGAAACTCAGCGAAGCTAGGATTCTCTACCTGGCGCGCGAATCACTCGCTCGTCTGCGCGACGAGGGTTTGGCCGAGATACCCAACTTTGCGCTGGCGCTCCGGCAGGCGCGCGAGCTTATCGCCGAATGGAACCATCAGGGCGATGAGATCGACGCGCTGGTGCGCCGTAAAATCACCTCCATCAAGAGAGGCATTGTCGAGGGCAGCAACGAATGGACGCTGCTCTACCGGCGCTACCGCGATGAGGAATTGCGCAAGCGCGGTATCTTGCACTGATGGCGGCGGGTGGTGCGAGTATTCCGGCTGGCAAACCCGGCGAAGCTGAACTGCTGGTGCGCGCTCGCCGGGGCGCGCGAAGCCTGTTTGCAGACCTCACTCCTGGGCGCGTGCTCGACGTGCCGGCGGGCGGCGGACTGCAGACCGCGACACTAGCGGCGCTCGGGTTCCATGTGTGCTCGGTTGATCTGTTCCCGCCTGGGCTTCCGCACCCCGGCCAATTCTGGGTTTGCGCGGATGCCAACGATCCGCTTCCCTTTCGCTCCGGCGGCTTCGATTACCTGCTGTGCCGCGAAGGCATAGAACATCTGGAAGATCAGATGGGGTTCCTGCGCGAGTGTGCGCGGGTGGTCAAACCAGGAGGACGGTTGATTCTGACCACGCCCAACCTGATGCATTTGGCGGCTCGGATGAGCGCTTTTCTGACCGGCCAACGCAATCTACGCCGTGGCCTGGTTAACGAAGTTCAGACGCTGCGCGGCAAAAACGGCGCGCGCATCTACCATGGTCATGCCTTCCTGCTCGACTACTTTCGCGCACGTTACATGATTCGATTGGCGGGATTCGACAAGCTCCAAGTCTATACGGACCATCTGAGCCCCACTGCGATCGCCGCGGCACCGCTGGTGCCGTTGTTATGGATGGCGATGAAATTTTCGGTCGCGGTATCCGCG
Coding sequences:
- a CDS encoding putative PEP-binding protein, with the translated sequence AVISAISEIVNVARAADKEVDICGEMASDPLATLLLVGMGLDELSLSPLFIPVVRKLVREVDYPTARSIARETLQMASVQEVKGYLIERYRDLGLMNLVEMYR
- a CDS encoding radical SAM protein gives rise to the protein MVLFLVALVAVFGIAAVILYLLLGTNRYGGDRPAQALQLTASQSALSNGTLKPEPCRTVRVYFIKPSRYDEEGYVQFYRFGVQPNNTLTALAALNEAFNRKYSAERNVHLETVIWDEICDGVISPETIRAIKEKAHEDGVELLIGLSGVQSNQYPRGRDIALQFKALGVPVMMGGFHVSGYPDSVKFLNECGISAVVGEAENLWGPIVEDFLRGELQLRYSVTDGIRAKTGRDDIIVPLITEALLPVLDDRYLTRFFNETMTTIDTSRGCPFTCSYCSVKNVMGRTMRSREPNAVVTWVRDACRNHGIESLFLVDDDFFRSPRWEEILTGFIEVKKEFPKFSFMMQVDVDASCYANVAEGETETAKHRRSQRFTELAAAAGCYMAFIGIESLNPDNLNFATKYQNTDDRHHKLKLEDARARVINKYRRVVHNWHKVGVAAHAGYMLGFPFDGVDCGRVAAQTLRKIGFDIVSFFIMTPLPGTEDQVRYAQEGAIIDWDFNNLDSQHVTLKHEKLDRSSWLQAYRDAFIGFYSIPRLLHTVATVAGGRGMSAEGRRSVMRQFLYYFFSYRQGRHPMVGGIWPILRRDIRRIAIGDEEARRHYLGGMRFDAILRGEASGGFATATA
- a CDS encoding DUF1499 domain-containing protein, producing the protein MSSIPHLNLIVAAAVILLLIFVPFLRRLVFALLRIAIAVVAAFVAVAGISMLMNNETIYEKPGAKARIIRFMTVDHAATSEKGLGTATCKWADEPPAPATIGPARSTSVPGAAAAQPDSGEPEDVYPELMTRSFPGISRQKLFDLSQQVVNSLGGWKIVKSDPHAGTLDCVYTSRILGAEDDVRIAVTPKGDIELCSRSGTERKGSTSLLGVFPGDFGANTGHIKQFYETLEPKMDEVYKEEQEKENAKKPHGGP
- a CDS encoding DUF507 family protein: MIRESQIDSLASFLVHSLAARQIIKPKAEEKDLIACVVELMSANFETEAEIDAEAERMTEQLARQDSRADPARLRSMIRQRLAEKKGFTL
- a CDS encoding DUF507 family protein — protein: MKLSEARILYLARESLARLRDEGLAEIPNFALALRQARELIAEWNHQGDEIDALVRRKITSIKRGIVEGSNEWTLLYRRYRDEELRKRGILH
- a CDS encoding class I SAM-dependent methyltransferase; translation: MAAGGASIPAGKPGEAELLVRARRGARSLFADLTPGRVLDVPAGGGLQTATLAALGFHVCSVDLFPPGLPHPGQFWVCADANDPLPFRSGGFDYLLCREGIEHLEDQMGFLRECARVVKPGGRLILTTPNLMHLAARMSAFLTGQRNLRRGLVNEVQTLRGKNGARIYHGHAFLLDYFRARYMIRLAGFDKLQVYTDHLSPTAIAAAPLVPLLWMAMKFSVAVSARTARKPGRKQPSRPVLDEIIGHVLSPALLFGKRMIIVAERV